In Xiphophorus hellerii strain 12219 chromosome 4, Xiphophorus_hellerii-4.1, whole genome shotgun sequence, a single genomic region encodes these proteins:
- the atxn1l gene encoding ataxin-1-like encodes MKPAQERNQESLPPKKRDLPLSNSGGGVGVGGAGGVGATGGAGSAAGGGNGEAEVVSIHNCAAGSETQGGNPSGEWPRIHPEHHYGVDNSESISAGPVDQYSMIYKVAVPSVTYSPTSLHPVLSHISPTYTVHSPLLQHPGLPYPPLGYAHIPHPSLQFVSSPYAAVPYAVPSGFVPGSLISPSGAIPQPHAVSHLVPYPSVIQDGVVSPPPQAQAHTFTKVAAPGGVPLMIPSEQAAQQHIGTIGVIPAPEISSRGMPVFYHPQSSRGSSAPGDLHNEAELNGGDKEQGVREVLHESAYTSRNAHLQQVVSISAAQEHSQERALQNRRLEGQSSPGQRSTPDSDLEVQQVVGRLATSSQGVGGVRKEVSFAPLNLSQGVQRTRDVHGESPAVSSRAVHSAQPLSYVEHKVGGLQQQPGHAVILTNGQPVLVPLDYHLQHQSQPQQHYPGQASDAAKASLNPSFKTSESPGRAGLPEKVEPTTAKQQHHHHQQLPSLQPSVHSAAELTQASGVPAAAAPGSNPSHFMKGAIIQLATGELKRVEDLQTQDFVRSAEVSGGLKIDSSMVMDIRSSQQRPGLVSLHFTVGEQQSKVTIDVPPEHPFFVFGQGWSSCSPERTAQLYGLACHLLQVGDMCVSITLQQQQLQPQLMKQPQHHNSQQNVSRTLGKSNAASGPGHQLMGPPAPQQLRPQAHFRMDRVHRERQRDGEGGVLEKDEAHLAVVGHTESPVRRGRTSTEHPRSQSSYHLHTEGSAFAGTGMPAMQAALSASQRRWSSPGLQRYSMKGDEGPRPQIIASGHTRPSFIPQEVKLSIEGRSNAGK; translated from the exons ATGAAACCAGCTCAGGAGCGCAACCAGGAGAGCCTGCCTCCTAAGAAGAGGGACCTCCCTCTCAGCAACAGCGGTGGCGGCGTCGGTGTCGGAGGGGCGGGTGGGGTCGGAGCTACGGGAGGCGCCGGCAGTGCTGCTGGAGGAGGTAACGGAGAAGCTGAAGTTGTTTCCATCCACAACTGTGCAGCCGGCAGTGAGACTCAGGGAGGGAATCCATCAGGAGAGTGGCCACGAATTCATCCAGAGCATCACTATGGGGTGGACAATTCAGAGAGCATCTCAGCAGGGCCTGTTGATCAGTACAGTATGATTTACAAAGTGGCTGTTCCTTCTGTTACCTACTCGCCCACTAGCCTGCACCCAGTGCTAAGCCACATCTCACCCACATACACCGTACACTCTCCTCTCCTGCAGCATCCAGGCCTTCCCTATCCTCCCCTGGGTTACGCTCACATCCCTCATCCGTCTCTCCAGTTTGTTAGTTCCCCGTACGCTGCGGTTCCTTACGCCGTCCCATCCGGCTTCGTCCCTGGATCGCTGATTTCTCCGTCAGGCGCCATCCCTCAGCCTCATGCCGTGTCCCACCTGGTTCCCTATCCATCCGTCATACAGGACGGAGTCGTTTCCCCGCCTCCCCAGGCCCAGGCTCATACATTTACCAAAGTTGCAGCGCCAGGTGGCGTCCCGCTGATGATTCCTTCAGAGCAAGCTGCCCAGCAGCACATCGGTACTATCGGAGTCATACCTGCCCCAGAGATCAGCTCCAGGGGGATGCCAGTCTTCTACCACCCCCAGAGCAGCCGGGGGTCGTCCGCCCCTGGCGACCTCCACAACGAAGCAGAGCTTAATGGCGGCGATAAAGAGCAAGGAGTCAGGGAGGTCCTGCACGAGTCTGCCTACACTTCCAGAAATGCACATCTGCAGCAGGTAGTGTCCATCTCCGCGGCGCAAGAGCACAGCCAAGAAAGGGCCCTGCAGAACCGACGCCTGGAAGGCCAGAGCTCTCCTGGTCAGCGCAGCACTCCGGACAGCGATCTGGAG GTGCAGCAGGTCGTTGGCCGCCTGGCTACCTCGAGTCAAGGTGTTGGCGGGGTGCGGAAGGAGGTCTCGTTTGCCCCCTTGAATCTCTCTCAGGGGGTCCAAAGAACCAGAGACGTCCACGGGGAGAGCCCGGCTGTTTCCAGCAGGGCTGTGCATTCGGCGCAACCGCTGAGTTACGTTGAACACAAAGTCGGCGGTCTCCAGCAACAGCCGGGTCATGCCGTCATTCTGACCAACGGGCAGCCGGTGCTCGTTCCTCTCGACTATCACCTGCAGCATCAGTCCCAGCCGCAGCAACACTACCCAGGACAGGCAAGCGACGCCGCAAAGGCCTCCCTTAACCCAAGCTTTAAAACCTCTGAGTCTCCAGGCAGAGCCGGCCTCCCTGAGAAGGTGGAGCCGACCACAGCTAAGcagcagcatcatcatcatcagcagctgCCTTCTCTACAGCCATCAGTCCACTCTGCAGCAGAGCTAACTCAGGCTTCAGGCGTCCCGGCGGCGGCGGCGCCTGGCAGTAACCCGTCACATTTCATGAAGGGGGCGATTATCCAGCTGGCCACCGGGGAGCTGAAGCGTGTGGAGGATCTGCAAACTCAGGATTTTGTGCGAAGCGCAGAGGTCAGCGGAGGGCTCAAGATCGACTCCAGCATGGTGATGGACATCCGGTCCAGCCAGCAGAGACCGGGTCTGGTGTCTCTGCATTTCACGGTGGGGGAGCAGCAGAGCAAGGTGACCATCGACGTCCCGCCAGAGCACCCGTTCTTCGTGTTCGGCCAGGGTTGGTCGTCGTGCAGCCCCGAGCGCACGGCCCAGCTGTACGGCCTGGCCTGCCACCTCCTGCAAGTGGGGGACATGTGCGTGTCCATcacgctgcagcagcagcagcttcagccgCAGCTAATGAAGCAGCCGCAGCATCACAACTCGCAGCAGAACGTGTCAAGAACTTTAGGCAAAAGCAACGCGGCATCGGGACCCGGTCACCAGCTCATGGGGCCTCCTGCGCCCCAACAGCTGCGGCCGCAGGCTCATTTCAGGATGGATCGCGTCCACAGAGAACGGCAGCGGGACGGCGAGGGCGGTGTCCTGGAAAAGGACGAAGCACATTTAGCGGTTGTTGGACACACTGAATCCCCCGTCCGGCGAGGTCGGACCTCCACGGAGCATCCCAGGAGTCAGAGCAGCTACCACTTGCACACAGAGGGCTCTGCTTTCGCCGGGACCGGCATGCCCGCCATGCAGGCCGCGCTCAGCGCTTCTCAGAGGCGCTGGTCGTCGCCCGGCCTCCAAAGATACAGCATGAAGGGAGACGAAGGGCCACGCCCTCAGATAATCGCCTCTGGCCACACGAGGCCTTCTTTCATCCCGCAGGAGGTGAAACTGTCCATCGAGGGGCGCTCTAACGCAGGGAAGTAG